Proteins encoded together in one Prionailurus viverrinus isolate Anna chromosome B1, UM_Priviv_1.0, whole genome shotgun sequence window:
- the DDHD2 gene encoding phospholipase DDHD2 isoform X2 yields the protein MSSVGSHQEQLSQSDPSPSPNSCSSFELLDMDAGSLYEPVSPHWFYCKIIDSKETWIPFNSEDSQQLEDAYGSGKDCNGRVVPTDGGRYDVHLGERMRYAVYWDELASEVRRCTWFYKGDKDNKYVPYSESFSQVLEETYMLAVTLDEWKKKLESPNREIIILHNPKLMVHYQPVAGSDEWGSTPTEQGRPRTVKRGVENISVDIHCGEPLQIDHLVFVVHGIGPACDLRFRSIVQCVNDFRSVSLNLLQTHFKKAQENQQIGRVEFLPVNWHSPLHSTGVDVDLQRITLPSINRLRHFTNDTILDVFFYNSPTYCQTIVDTVASEMNRIYTLFLQRNPDFKGGVSIAGHSLGSLILFDILTNQKDSLGDIDSEKDAPNIVMDQGDTLTLEEDLEKLQLSEFFSIFEKEKVDKEALALCTDKDLQEMGIPLGPRKKILNYIRTRKKSMGINRPILQPASGVNISNIPRELEFCSKTDATGNGDYLDVGIGQVSVKYPRLIYKPEIFFAFGSPIGMFLTVRGLKRIDPNYKFPTCKGFFNIYHPVSIGHVFT from the exons TGGCAGTTTGTATGAACCAGTTTCTCCTCATTGGTTCTATTGTAAAATAATAGATTCTAAGGAGACATGGATTCCTTTTAACTCTGAGGATTCACAGCAGCTGGAAGACGCCTATGGTTCTG GAAAAGATTGCAATGGCAGAGTTGTCCCCACTGATGGGGGCAGATATGATGTGCATTTGGGGGAGAGGATGCGGTACGCTGTATACTGGGATGAGCTAGCATCAGAAGTGAGACGATGTACCTGGTTTTACAAGGGAGACAAAGATAATAAGTATGTTCCCTACTCTGAGAGCTTCAGCCAAGTATTAGAG gaaacttACATGCTTGCTGTAACtctggatgaatggaaaaagaaactggagTCTCCTAACAGAGAAATTATTATATTACACAATCCAAAG CTTATGGTGCATTACCAGCCAGTTGCAGGGTCTGATGAATGGGGTTCAACACCCACTGAACAGGGTCGACCAAGAACAGTGAAGAGAGGGGTTGAGAACATCTCTGTTGACATTCATTGTG gAGAACCTTTACAGATAGATCACTTGGTTTTTGTAGTCCATGGGATTGGACCAGCTTGTGATCTCCGCTTTCGAAGCATTGTACAGTGTG ttaacGATTTTCGCAGTGTTTCCTTAAACCTACTACAGACACATTTTAAGAAAGCCCAAGAAAATCAGCAGATTGGGAGGGTAGAATTTCTTCCAGTCAACTGGCATAGTCCTTTGCATTCTACTGGTGTGGATGT agatctGCAGCGAATAACTCTGCCCAGCATTAACCGCCTAAGGCACTTCACCAACGACACaattctggatgtcttcttctaCAATAGCCCCACCTACTGTCAGACTATTGTGGACACAGTTGCTTCTGAAATGAACCGAATATATACACTTTTTCTGCAGAGGAACCCTGATTTCAAAGGCGGTGTATCCATTGCTGGTCATAGTTTAG GTTCGCTTATATTGTTTGATATCCTAACAAATCAGAAAGATTCTTTGGGGGATATTGACAGTGAAAAG GATGCACCAAATATTGTCATGGATCAAGGAGACACACTGACACTAGAGGAAGATTTGGAGAAACTTCAACTCTCTGAATTCTTTAGTATCTTTGAGAAGGAGAAAGTAGATAAGGAAGCGCtg GCTTTATGTACCGACAAAGATCTTCAGGAAATGGGAATTCCCCTAGGACCAAGAAAGAAGATATTAAACTACATTAGgaccagaaaaaaatcaatg GGTATTAATAGACCAATCCTGCAGCCAGCTTCAGGGGTGAATATATCTAACATCCCCAGAGAATTGGAGTTTTGCAGTAAAACAGATGCTACTGGAAATGGTGACTATCTGGATGTTGGCATTGGGCAG GTGTCTGTAAAATACCCCCGGCTCATCTATAAACCAGAGATATTTTTTGCCTTTGGCTCGCCCATTGGAATGTTCCTTACCGTCCGAGGACTAAAAAGAATTGATCCCAACTATAAATTTCCAACATGCAAAGGTTTCTTCAATATTTATCACCCTGTAAGCATTGGACATGTTTTCACCTGA